The following proteins are encoded in a genomic region of Bacillus sp. FJAT-22090:
- a CDS encoding nitroreductase family protein produces the protein MAIPLFCALFPYLLLLTIIKGAINKKYGVDDMSVRNILEKRRSVRHYDSSFKISSEILTSLIESASKSPNGNNIQATRYLIIDDPDLRNLLLPIAFNQQQVVEASTLIVMLGDYEAFNKDNIIKIHEEGFQAGFYDESLRDYLANAAIQYYENKSNEDLKLELTRDVSLASMSLILLANEAGFETITMSGYDSKKLKAILNISERHLDVMLIAIGKGTKVGHNTVRHTVNKVMYRNKII, from the coding sequence GTGGCTATCCCACTTTTTTGTGCGTTATTTCCCTATTTATTATTGCTTACTATAATTAAAGGTGCAATTAATAAAAAATACGGAGTTGATGATATGAGTGTAAGAAATATTTTGGAAAAAAGACGTTCAGTTAGACATTATGATTCCAGTTTTAAAATAAGTTCAGAAATTCTAACCTCGTTAATTGAAAGTGCAAGTAAGTCACCTAACGGAAATAATATTCAAGCAACTCGATACTTAATTATTGATGATCCAGACTTAAGAAATTTATTACTACCTATAGCTTTTAATCAACAACAAGTGGTAGAAGCTTCAACTTTAATTGTTATGTTAGGTGATTATGAAGCCTTTAATAAAGATAATATTATTAAGATACATGAAGAAGGCTTTCAAGCAGGTTTTTATGATGAATCGCTAAGAGATTACCTAGCGAATGCTGCAATACAATATTATGAAAATAAATCAAATGAAGACCTAAAGCTAGAATTAACTAGAGATGTAAGTCTTGCATCAATGTCATTAATTTTATTAGCAAATGAAGCTGGTTTTGAAACAATTACTATGTCAGGCTATGATTCTAAGAAATTAAAAGCAATCTTAAATATTTCTGAAAGGCATTTAGATGTTATGCTTATAGCTATTGGTAAAGGTACTAAAGTAGGTCATAATACCGTAAGGCATACTGTAAATAAGGTAATGTATAGAAACAAAATAATTTAG
- a CDS encoding winged helix-turn-helix transcriptional regulator, with product MVNYNTGINIFMDIAGGKWKCLILFFLIQKSVRTKEFYELIPGITQKVLTDQLKQLERDGLVRREIFKEVPPKVEYSLTDLGRSFVPVLNTMCEWGNEYAMIKGIEKEQQIDCEHN from the coding sequence ATGGTTAACTATAATACTGGAATCAACATTTTTATGGACATTGCAGGTGGGAAATGGAAATGTTTAATACTCTTTTTCTTGATTCAAAAATCCGTAAGAACTAAAGAGTTTTATGAATTAATACCTGGAATTACACAGAAAGTCTTAACAGATCAATTGAAACAGTTAGAAAGAGATGGACTTGTACGAAGAGAAATATTTAAAGAAGTGCCCCCAAAAGTAGAATACAGCTTAACTGATCTAGGAAGATCATTTGTACCAGTATTAAACACAATGTGTGAATGGGGTAATGAGTATGCAATGATAAAAGGCATAGAAAAAGAACAACAAATTGATTGTGAACATAATTAA
- a CDS encoding alpha/beta fold hydrolase codes for MTIQNKKIIDICDNRRLFNKNSRNSIPSVIFIAGLGDSYETWKKVQDRISQKTSTLSYNRSGIGRSQVAFVPTTCYDLVEELNELLLALEVEKPYILVGHSFGGLVARLYASLYPLNICGMVLVDAAPEYKELAYEKVLPENLIAGNREYYENPMLNSEKIDKIQSYKQIVDHSKQSNLPLSIITRGLPDNDEEGWPSQEILEIEQRLQAEFQWLSTSSKYRIASRSGHYIHHDEPEIVIEEIMLMLMEMGK; via the coding sequence GTGACTATACAAAATAAAAAGATAATTGATATCTGTGATAACCGCAGACTATTCAATAAAAATTCACGTAACAGTATTCCAAGCGTAATCTTCATAGCAGGGTTAGGCGATAGCTATGAGACATGGAAAAAAGTCCAAGACCGAATATCACAAAAAACATCAACCTTGTCCTATAACAGGTCGGGTATTGGCAGAAGTCAAGTCGCATTCGTCCCGACGACTTGCTATGATCTAGTCGAGGAGCTCAACGAATTGTTGCTAGCACTTGAAGTGGAGAAACCCTATATATTGGTGGGACATTCTTTTGGTGGTTTGGTCGCCAGATTATATGCCAGCCTGTATCCACTGAATATCTGTGGTATGGTTTTGGTTGACGCTGCACCGGAATATAAAGAACTTGCCTATGAAAAGGTTCTACCCGAAAATCTGATTGCAGGAAATAGGGAATATTACGAGAATCCTATGTTGAATAGTGAGAAGATTGATAAAATACAAAGCTATAAGCAAATCGTTGATCATTCAAAGCAAAGCAACCTCCCTCTCTCAATTATTACAAGAGGTTTGCCTGACAATGATGAAGAGGGATGGCCATCTCAAGAAATATTGGAAATTGAGCAAAGACTCCAAGCAGAATTCCAATGGCTGTCAACGTCAAGCAAGTACAGGATTGCTAGTCGAAGTGGACATTATATTCATCATGATGAGCCAGAAATTGTTATAGAGGAGATTATGTTAATGTTGATGGAGATGGGAAAATGA
- a CDS encoding VOC family protein, producing MKLGITVITLGVDNLEKSLRFYRDGLGLPTEGIVGEEFDHGAVAFFDLQSGLKLAIWNRKDIAHEAKVPLAKSSPTEFTLGHNVNSKAEVDNVMEQAKRAGATITDPAHDTFWGGYSGHFQDPDGHLWEVVWNPQWDTIE from the coding sequence ATGAAACTAGGAATTACTGTAATCACTTTAGGTGTCGATAATTTAGAAAAATCGTTGCGTTTTTACCGTGATGGCCTTGGCCTACCAACGGAAGGAATAGTTGGAGAAGAATTTGACCATGGTGCAGTTGCTTTCTTTGATTTACAATCAGGCTTAAAACTTGCTATTTGGAATCGCAAAGACATCGCGCACGAAGCAAAAGTTCCATTAGCCAAATCAAGCCCTACCGAGTTTACATTAGGTCACAATGTTAATAGTAAAGCCGAAGTCGATAATGTAATGGAACAAGCGAAACGGGCAGGTGCGACTATAACTGATCCTGCTCACGACACATTTTGGGGTGGATACTCTGGTCACTTCCAAGACCCTGACGGGCACTTATGGGAAGTAGTTTGGAATCCACAATGGGATACAATTGAATAA